One Deinococcus roseus genomic region harbors:
- a CDS encoding metal-dependent transcriptional regulator has protein sequence MSRQAIRDLLTSQAEDYLKTIYQLARGGKVTTQSLADALGVTPASVSGMLRKLADLSLVEHTPYYGALLTENGQKVALEILRHHRLLELYLTQALGFSWDEVHEEADRLEHVISEAFEARISALLGDPHFDPHGHPIPRLDGSMPEHAADVLTEALVEEQVTISRVHDGDPEFLRYLSELGLIPGVVLKVLKKDPHGGTLSIQVEEQAHVLSLTAAQKIWVLPRHANKS, from the coding sequence ATGAGCCGGCAAGCCATCCGCGACCTCCTCACCTCCCAGGCCGAGGATTACCTGAAAACCATCTATCAACTGGCCCGTGGGGGCAAAGTCACCACCCAGAGCCTGGCAGATGCCCTGGGGGTCACGCCCGCCAGCGTCAGTGGCATGCTGAGAAAACTTGCAGACCTCTCGCTGGTGGAACACACCCCTTATTACGGAGCCCTGCTCACTGAAAATGGCCAGAAGGTGGCGCTGGAAATCCTCAGACACCACCGGCTGCTGGAACTGTACCTGACCCAGGCGCTGGGTTTTTCCTGGGACGAGGTGCACGAAGAAGCCGACCGGCTGGAGCATGTCATCAGCGAGGCTTTTGAGGCCCGCATCAGTGCCCTGCTGGGAGATCCCCATTTCGATCCGCATGGGCATCCCATTCCCCGGCTGGATGGCAGCATGCCTGAACACGCTGCAGATGTGCTGACCGAAGCCCTGGTGGAAGAACAGGTGACCATTTCGCGGGTGCACGATGGGGACCCTGAGTTCCTGCGGTACCTCTCTGAGCTGGGTCTGATTCCTGGAGTGGTTTTGAAGGTCCTGAAGAAAGATCCCCATGGAGGAACCCTCAGCATTCAGGTGGAAGAACAGGCACACGTGCTGTCTCTGACAGCAGCCCAGAAGATCTGGGTGTTGCCTAGACATGCAA